The window TACCGATATGCAATTTGATGTCCGTAGGGCACTTTATCCGTAATCGAATCGATTTTAAGAATATCAACGCCAGTTTGCGCACCACAAAGGACCACTTCGTGTATGTGGATACCTTGAGCATGGAGGCTGCCGGTGGACAGTTTAATCTGTCGGGGTACTTTAACGGTAGCGACCCAAAGCAAATTTACCTGAGTCCCAACCTAACACTCAAGAATGTGGATTTGGACCAACTGTTGTTCAAGTTTGAAAACTTTGGACAGGACCATCTGGTATCAGAAAATTTGCATGGAAAGGTTTCATCACATATTAAGGGGAAAATCAGGGTTTACCCCGATTTGGTTCCCGATCTGGACGAATCGGAAATACATATGGATGTCCAAGTGCTCAATGGGAGGTTGGTGAATTACAAACCCATGCTTATGCTGTCCGACTATATGGGGGATAAAAACCTGAGAAATGTCCGGTTTGATACCCTTCAGAATCGTTTGGACATTACTAAAGGTAAGATGACCATTCCCGACATGACCATTGAATCTACCCTCGGACATATGGAGCTTTCCGGCACCCAGGATATGGAGCAAAATATCGAATATTACGTCAGAATCCCATGGAAAACGGTGAAAAGGGCAGCGGTGTATAAGTTGTTCGGCAATAAAAAGGACAAGGACTCCATTCCCACAGACGACAAAATTATTGAAGTGGACCCTACCAAGAAAATTCGCTACCTCAACTTAAAGATCCACGGGAATATCGACGATTATAAAGTTTCTTTGGGGAAGGATAAATAGT is drawn from Flagellimonas sp. MMG031 and contains these coding sequences:
- a CDS encoding AsmA-like C-terminal region-containing protein, translated to MSVGHFIRNRIDFKNINASLRTTKDHFVYVDTLSMEAAGGQFNLSGYFNGSDPKQIYLSPNLTLKNVDLDQLLFKFENFGQDHLVSENLHGKVSSHIKGKIRVYPDLVPDLDESEIHMDVQVLNGRLVNYKPMLMLSDYMGDKNLRNVRFDTLQNRLDITKGKMTIPDMTIESTLGHMELSGTQDMEQNIEYYVRIPWKTVKRAAVYKLFGNKKDKDSIPTDDKIIEVDPTKKIRYLNLKIHGNIDDYKVSLGKDK